A portion of the Tachysurus vachellii isolate PV-2020 chromosome 14, HZAU_Pvac_v1, whole genome shotgun sequence genome contains these proteins:
- the slc44a4 gene encoding choline transporter-like protein 4, giving the protein MGKKTEDKEQQSEYGEPTQYDPTFTGPLHNRSCTDIICCILFMLVVVGYMVVGILAWLYGDPRHVLYPRNSTGMFCGLPPNQNKPNVFYFNILKCATATNIMAAALQGLQCPTTQICVSSCPSDFWSLSLLAYTAPSSDLQKYFKQELCVQSFNLNTTTLSATDIINRELCPFFYTPTTSVLGRCLPTLGPAYNNVPDTFVLPGMSPNQTVNTIKNATGNILGQFNARDVGVRIFADFASTWQWIVLGLVIAMVVSLLFLLLLRFLAAILIWVLILGVLAVGAFGIWYCYNEYALLANSTLTYSNVGFNTNVNVYLQIRDTWLAFLIILCVVEAILLLTLIFLRTRILIAIAVIRESSKAVGYMMSTLIYPVITFVMLLVCVSYWGITALYLATSGGPIYNVVALNSSDSGCSSITGNQSCDPTTFNSSLYASCQSARCMFIKYNTDGLFQRNLFNLQLYNVVGFLWCANFVIALGQCTLAGAFASYYWAFHKPSDIPACPLVSSFMRALRYHVGSLAFGALILTLVQIVRIILEYIDHKFRAAQNPCTRFLMCCLKCCFWCLEKFIKFLNRNAYIMIAIYGKNFCVSAKNAFSLLMRNIIRVVVLDKVTDLLLFFGKLLVVGGVGVLAFFVFSGRIVIPNSSFTASSLNYYWMPIIAVVFGSYLIASGFFSVYSMCVDTLFLCFLEDLERNDGSAEKPYYMSKNLMKILNKKNKPATK; this is encoded by the exons CGTGGCTGTATGGTGACCCACGACACGTTCTTTACCCACGCAACTCCACCGGGATGTTCTGTGGCCTCCCTCCCAATCa gaATAAGCcgaatgtgttttattttaatatcctAAAATGTGCCACAGCGACGAACATCATGGCCGCCGCACTTCAGGGCCTCCAGTGTCCCACCACTCAG ATCTGTGTGAGTTCGTGTCCCTCAGATTTCTGGTCTCTGAGCCTTTTAGCCTACACGGCTCCCTCTTCAGACTTACAGAAATACTTTAAACAGGAACTGTGTGTGCAGTCCTTCAACCTCAACACCACCACACTC TCTGCAACAGACATCATTAACAGGGAGTTGTGTCCATTTTTCTACACACCCACCACTTCAG ttttggGAAGGTGTTTACCCACTTTAGGTCCGGCGTATAATAACGTCCCAGACACCTTCGTTCTCCCCGGGATGTCACCCAATCAGACTGTGAACACAATCAAGAACGCTACAGG taaCATACTGGGTCAGTTCAATGCCCGAGACGTGGGCGTTCGCATCTTCGCAGACTTTGCTTCTACTTGGCAGTGGATCGTTTT AGGCCTGGTGATAGCGATGGTGGTCAGTTTGCTGTTCCTTCTTCTGTTACGCTTCCTGGCAGCCATCTTGATTTGGGTCCTCATCCTTGGAGTTCTGGCAGTGGGAGCATTCG GTATCTGGTACTGCTATAATGAGTATGCTTTGTTGGCTAACTCCACCCTGACCTACAGTAATGTCGGCTTCAACACCAACGTCAACGTGTACCTGCAGATCCGTGACACGTGGCTCGCCTTCT tgaTTATTCTCTGTGTGGTCGAAGCCATTCTACTGTTGACTCTGATTTTCCTCAGAACTCGAATTCTCATCGCCATCGCTGTTATTCGGGAGTccagcaa ggcggTGGGCTACATGATGTCTACACTGATTTACCCAGTTATCACCTTTGTGatgctgcttgtgtgtgtctcataCTGGGGCATCACAGCTCT ttattTGGCTACATCTGGAGGGCCAATCTACAATGTTGTGGCTTTAAACTCTTCAGATAGCGGCTGCAGCTCCATCACCGGCAACCAGAGCTGTGACCcaacg ACGTTTAACTCCTCACTGTACGCGAGCTGTCAGTCTGCACGCTGCATGTTTATAAAGTACAACACAGACGGTTTGTTCCAGAGGAACCTGTTCAACCTGCAGCTGTATAACGTTGTGGGCTTCCTGTGGTGCGCTAACTTCGTCATCGCTCTGGGACAGTGCACGCTGGCCGGAGCCTTCGCCTCCTACTACTGGGCCTTCCACAAACCCTCTGACATCCCAGCATGCCCTCTGGTCTCCTCCTTCATGAGGGCACTGCG GTATCATGTCGGATCTCTGGCCTTCGGGGCTCTAATTCTCACCCTCGTGCAAATAGTGCGCATCATTCTGGAGTACATTGACCACAAGttcagag cggCTCAGAACCCGTGTACTCGGTTCCTGATGTGCTGTCTAAAATGCTGCTTCTGGTGTCTGGAAAAATTCATCAAGTTCCTCAACAGAAACGCATACATAATg ATCGCCATTTATGGCAAAAACTTCTGCGTTTCAGCCAAAAATGCCTTCTCACTGCTCATGAGGAACATCATCAG ggtggTGGTGCTGGATAAAGTGACCGACCTGCTGCTGTTCTTTGGCAAACTGCTGGTGGTTGGAGGAgtcg GTGTCCTGGCCTTTTTTGTCTTCAGCGGAAGGATTGTGATTCCCAACTCGTCCTTCACAGCTTCATCACTCAACTACTACTGGATGCCTATCATT gCGGTAGTTTTTGGTTCGTATCTCATCGCGAGTGGGTTCTTCAGTGTCTACAGCATGTGTGTGGACACGCTTTTCCTCTGCTTCT TGGAGGATCTGGAGAGGAACGATGGCAGTGCTGAGAAACCCTACTACATGTCTAAGAACCTGATGAAGATCctaaacaagaaaaacaaaccgGCTACAAAATGA